One Lytechinus variegatus isolate NC3 chromosome 11, Lvar_3.0, whole genome shotgun sequence DNA segment encodes these proteins:
- the LOC121423791 gene encoding GTP-binding protein Di-Ras2-like isoform X1, which produces MHSLPRDRSIRLRVMPEQSNDYRVVVFGAGGVGKSSLVLRFVRGTFRECYIPTIEDTYRQVISCNKNVCTLQITDTTGSHQFPAMQRLSISKGHAFILVYSITSRQSLEELKPIYDVIREIKGDVDGIPIMLVGNKCDDPNREVSIQEGMEQSKFWSCAFLETSAKTNYNVKELFQDLLQLEKRRSMSLHLETKKTKSQKRREKLKGKCTVM; this is translated from the exons ATGCATTCG CTTCCTCGTGATCGCAGCATCCGCCTTCGCGTGATGCCCGAGCAGAGCAATGACTACCGAGTCGTGGTCTTCGGCGCTGGTGGCGTCGGGAAAAGTTCTTTGGTGCTCCGATTCGTTCGTGGGACTTTCCGAGAATGTTACATCCCAACCATCGAAGATACCTACAGACAGGTCATCAGCTGCAACAAGAACGTCTGTACGCTCCAGATTACCGACACAACGGGGTCTCATCAATTCCCTGCCATGCAGCGGCTGTCGATCAGCAAGGGTCACGCGTTTATTCTCGTCTACTCCATCACCAGCCGACAGTCCCTTGAAGAACTCAAACCTATCTACGATGTCATACGTGAAATCAAGGGCGACGTGGACGGCATCCCCATAATGCTCGTTGGGAATAAGTGCGATGATCCTAACCGAGAGGTCAGCATCCAAGAAGGCATGGAACAGTCAAAATTTTGGAGCTGCGCCTTCTTGGAGACTTCTGCCAAAACCAATTACAATGTCAAGGAACTCTTCCAGGATCTGCTCCAGCTGGAGAAGAGAAGGAGCATGAGCCTTCACCTCGAAACGAAGAAGACGAAGTCACAGAAAAGGCGTGAGAAGTTGAAGGGGAAGTGCACAGTCATGTGA
- the LOC121423791 gene encoding GTP-binding protein Di-Ras2-like isoform X2, translating to MPEQSNDYRVVVFGAGGVGKSSLVLRFVRGTFRECYIPTIEDTYRQVISCNKNVCTLQITDTTGSHQFPAMQRLSISKGHAFILVYSITSRQSLEELKPIYDVIREIKGDVDGIPIMLVGNKCDDPNREVSIQEGMEQSKFWSCAFLETSAKTNYNVKELFQDLLQLEKRRSMSLHLETKKTKSQKRREKLKGKCTVM from the coding sequence ATGCCCGAGCAGAGCAATGACTACCGAGTCGTGGTCTTCGGCGCTGGTGGCGTCGGGAAAAGTTCTTTGGTGCTCCGATTCGTTCGTGGGACTTTCCGAGAATGTTACATCCCAACCATCGAAGATACCTACAGACAGGTCATCAGCTGCAACAAGAACGTCTGTACGCTCCAGATTACCGACACAACGGGGTCTCATCAATTCCCTGCCATGCAGCGGCTGTCGATCAGCAAGGGTCACGCGTTTATTCTCGTCTACTCCATCACCAGCCGACAGTCCCTTGAAGAACTCAAACCTATCTACGATGTCATACGTGAAATCAAGGGCGACGTGGACGGCATCCCCATAATGCTCGTTGGGAATAAGTGCGATGATCCTAACCGAGAGGTCAGCATCCAAGAAGGCATGGAACAGTCAAAATTTTGGAGCTGCGCCTTCTTGGAGACTTCTGCCAAAACCAATTACAATGTCAAGGAACTCTTCCAGGATCTGCTCCAGCTGGAGAAGAGAAGGAGCATGAGCCTTCACCTCGAAACGAAGAAGACGAAGTCACAGAAAAGGCGTGAGAAGTTGAAGGGGAAGTGCACAGTCATGTGA